The Burkholderia lata genome contains a region encoding:
- a CDS encoding DinB family protein: MNPTTLDALADFPRQLEAHFAAVPDGYARWTPDDWAGIPSEHFSPLGQLCHVRDIEIDGYHVRLRRMLDEDRPLLVSIDGDALAIERRYNDAYASDVLAAIREARRETLDLVSRLTPEQFARTGAFDGYGSLTVRGLVHYLCSHDQQHLAGMQWLLGKIDATLYAH; the protein is encoded by the coding sequence ATGAACCCGACGACGCTCGACGCACTCGCCGATTTCCCCCGTCAGCTCGAAGCGCATTTCGCGGCCGTACCCGATGGCTACGCGCGCTGGACGCCCGACGACTGGGCCGGGATCCCGAGCGAGCATTTCTCGCCGCTCGGGCAGCTCTGCCACGTGCGCGACATCGAGATCGACGGTTATCACGTGCGGCTGCGGCGGATGCTCGACGAAGACCGGCCGCTGCTCGTGTCGATCGATGGCGACGCGCTCGCGATCGAGCGTCGCTACAACGATGCGTATGCGTCCGACGTGCTCGCGGCGATCCGCGAAGCGCGGCGCGAGACGCTCGACCTCGTGTCGCGCCTCACGCCCGAACAGTTCGCGCGCACCGGGGCGTTCGACGGCTACGGTTCGCTGACCGTGCGCGGGCTCGTTCACTACCTGTGCAGCCACGACCAGCAGCATCTGGCCGGCATGCAGTGGCTGCTCGGCAAGATCGACGCGACGCTGTACGCGCACTGA
- the copC gene encoding copper homeostasis periplasmic binding protein CopC, with the protein MSFASFPFGRKAAAVVVAATVSSAAFAHAHLAKSDPAAGAAVAAAPAAVTIDFTEPLEPAFSSIVVVDGDGKTVSDGRARIDASNRKQMTVPLTAVGTGAYTVKWVAVATDGHRTQGAYGFSVK; encoded by the coding sequence ATGTCTTTTGCTTCGTTCCCGTTCGGCCGCAAGGCCGCTGCCGTCGTCGTGGCCGCCACCGTCTCGTCGGCCGCGTTCGCGCACGCGCACCTTGCGAAGAGCGATCCGGCGGCGGGCGCGGCGGTGGCTGCCGCACCGGCCGCCGTCACGATCGACTTCACCGAGCCGCTGGAGCCGGCGTTCAGCTCGATCGTCGTCGTCGACGGCGACGGCAAGACGGTGTCGGACGGCCGTGCGCGCATCGACGCGTCGAACCGCAAGCAGATGACGGTGCCGCTCACGGCGGTCGGCACTGGTGCCTATACGGTGAAATGGGTGGCCGTCGCGACCGACGGGCACCGCACGCAGGGCGCGTACGGCTTCAGCGTGAAGTGA
- a CDS encoding pseudouridine synthase, with protein MDLESILYTQGFGSRRQCRGLIEAGRVTVAGASATDPDATFDTDGLVFSVDDTAWPFHAHAYLALNKPAGYECSRDPQHHASVFSLLPAPLVARGVQCVGRLDQDTTGLLLLSDDGQFVHAYTSPKRKVPKTYVATVRHPLDDTQLNTLRTGVQLHGEPKPIAAVAADARDTHALALTVLEGKYHQVKRMVAAASNRVEALHRESIGGFTLPGDLAPGAWRWLDDADLSALRNPVETL; from the coding sequence ATGGATCTCGAAAGCATTCTCTACACCCAGGGCTTCGGCTCGCGCCGCCAGTGCCGCGGCCTGATCGAAGCAGGCCGCGTCACCGTGGCGGGCGCCAGCGCGACCGACCCCGACGCCACGTTCGATACCGACGGCCTCGTGTTCTCGGTCGACGATACGGCGTGGCCGTTCCACGCGCATGCATATCTCGCGCTCAACAAGCCGGCCGGCTACGAGTGTTCGCGCGATCCGCAACACCACGCGAGCGTGTTCAGCCTGCTGCCCGCACCGCTCGTCGCGCGCGGCGTGCAGTGCGTCGGACGTCTCGACCAGGACACGACGGGCTTGCTGCTGCTGTCCGACGACGGCCAGTTCGTGCACGCGTACACGTCGCCGAAGCGCAAGGTACCGAAGACCTACGTGGCGACCGTGCGCCACCCGCTCGACGACACGCAGTTGAACACGCTGCGCACCGGCGTGCAGCTCCACGGCGAGCCGAAGCCGATCGCGGCGGTCGCCGCCGACGCGCGCGACACGCACGCGCTCGCGCTGACCGTCCTCGAAGGCAAGTATCACCAGGTCAAGCGCATGGTCGCGGCGGCGAGCAATCGCGTCGAAGCGCTGCATCGCGAAAGCATCGGCGGCTTCACACTGCCGGGCGATCTCGCACCGGGTGCGTGGCGCTGGCTCGATGACGC